From a single Opisthocomus hoazin isolate bOpiHoa1 chromosome 6, bOpiHoa1.hap1, whole genome shotgun sequence genomic region:
- the CENPL gene encoding centromere protein L: MESVEGAARTLPSIGRLSRGPPFGRAQGRFGLSPSGRLLPPAPRSQENVDPQQTAFLLRKQWTLYSVTPLYRFSGARLRDYGRLLGAFIAAEKQKGLAVEVGVELDIKVAVSSLPDLRGSDQDQAAVLVQLSSRSSASRKNSEEKLLWSGWFCCVSGDDLSERVPEDFTCLPLFLANGAESYTSIVGSWFQKTFDCCFRRLAISPLNLSWMAAMWTGCKVDKTASALELVFSVPSLPQPLDILYAIHPEDAKDLWDTVQKTPGEITQEEVDVFMDCLYSHFHRHFKIRLSATKLVKVSTAIASAHCDGFIKFLQSQYLTGVLMLLTELAISQIQ, from the exons ATGGAGTCGGTGGAGGGGGCGGCGCGGACGCTGCCCAGCATCGGGCGGCTGTCGCGGGGGCCGCCGTTCGGGCGGGCGCAGGGGCGGTTCGGGCTCAGCCCCAGCGGGCGCCTGCTCCCGCCGGCGCCGCGCTCCCAG GAAAACGTCGATCCCCAGCAAACAGCGTTCCTCCTGCGCAAGCAGTGGACCCTCTACAGCGTGACCCCGCTGTACCGGTTCTCGGGGGCTCGGCTGAGGGATTACGGGAGGCTGCTGGGTGCCTTCATCGCCGCCGAGAAGCAGAAGGGGCTGGCGGTGGAAGTCGGGGTGGAGCTGGACATCAAGGTGGCCGTCTCCAGCCTCCCAGACCTGAGAGGCAGCGACCAAGACCAGGCCGCGGTTCTCGTGCAG CTTTCCTCGAGATCATCGGCCTCTCGAAAAAATTCCGAAGAGAAACTGCTATGGTCGGGCTGGTTCTGCTGCGTGTCTGGAGATGATCTTTCCGAGCGTGTGCCAGAGGACTTCACTTGTTTACCTCTGTTTCTTGCTAATGGGGCAGAGAGTTACACGTCCATTGTTGGAAGCTGGTTTCAGAAGACTTTTGACTGCTGCTTCCGCCGTTTAGCCATCAGCCCTCTCAACCTCAGCTGGATGGCAGCTATGTGGACTGGATGCAAAGTGGACAAAACCGCGTCTGCCCTGGAACTTGTTTTTTCTGTGCCCTCTCTGCCCCAGCCTCTGGATATTTTGTATGCCATTCATCCAGAGGACGCAAAAGATCTGTGGGACACCGTCCAAAAAACTCCAGGAGAGATCACTCAAGAAGAGGTGGATGTCTTTATGGACTGCCTTTACTCTCACTTCCACAGACACTTTAAGATCCGCTTGTCAGCCACAAAACTGGTGAAGGTTTCTACAGCCATTGCCTCAGCACACTGCGACGGGTTTATAAAG tttCTACAAAGCCAATACCTGACTGGAGTGCTGATGCTCCTGACAGAACTAGCAATCTCTCAGATACAGTGA
- the DARS2 gene encoding aspartate--tRNA ligase, mitochondrial, whose amino-acid sequence MALPRLLRLLPAALARPGCGRALHRAATALAPAAPDFNSFVARTNTCGELCSAHVGQEVTLYGWIQYQRQGLFLVLRDFQGLTQIIIPQDEAHSHVKQLLSNAPVESVVRVTGIVTARPPGQENPKMPTGNIEVKAETAEIINSCKKLPFEIKDFIKKSEALRMQYRYLDLRSFQLQYNLRLRSQIVMRMREYLCNLHGFVDVETPTLFKRTPGGAKEFVVPSREAGKFYSLPQSPQQFKQLLMVGGLDRYFQVARCYRDEGSRPDRQPEFTQIDIEMSFVDQAGIQRLIEGLLQYSWPEERGSITTPFPSVTYEQALADYGTDKPDTRFGMKIVDISDFLRRSDIPFVQNVLSYPRGTVKAICIPEGMRYLKNKDFESLKESAKSQFNQEIMEIICRPDGCLKSLLTKFLGEEQQSQLIRALKMQVDDVVLLAAGEHKQVCSALGSVRLESADLLEAAGLVLRDPTTFHFLWVVDFPLFLPKEENPAELESAHHPFTAPHPSDTSLLYSDPTRVRSQHYDLVLNGNEVGGGSIRIHSAEQQRFVLEKVLKEDSEVLSHLLEALEFGAPPHGGIALGLDRLISLIVDAPSIRDVIAFPKSFRGRDLMANAPDYVTPEELEPYHIQVSWPLAQRGKEKLTGSH is encoded by the exons ATGGCCCTGCCCcgcctgctgcggctgctgcccgcGGCGTTggcccggccgggctgcgggcgggcccTGCACCGGGCGGCCACGGCCCTGGCCCCGGCAGCTCCAG aCTTCAATAGCTTTGTCGCTCGGACCAACACTTGTGGAGAGCTGTGTTCTGCTCATGTGGGACAAGAGGTCACACTGTATGGATGGATTCAGTACCAAAG ACAAGGCCTGTTTCTGGTTTTGAGGGATTTCCAGGGACTGACCCAGATCATCATTCCACAGGATGAG GCACATTCCCATGTGAAGCAGCTCTTGTCCAATGCCCCAGTGGAGTCAGTTGTGCGGGTGACTGGAATTGTGACCGCTCGGCCCCCAGGACAGGAGAATCCG AAAATGCCAACAGGGAATATTGAAGTGAAGGCAGAAACTGCAGAGATCATAAACTCCTGCAAGAAGCTACCTTTTGAAATCAAGGATTTTATCAAG AAATCGGAGGCCTTACGGATGCAGTATCGCTACTTGGACTTGCGTAGTTTCCAGTTGCAGTATAACCTGCGGCTGAGATCACAGATAGTGATGAGGATGCGGGAATATCTGTGTAACCTCCATG GGTTCGTGGATGTAGAAACTCCAACGCTCTTTAAAAGAACCCCAGGG GGAGCAAAAGAATTTGTTGTGCCCTCGAGGGAAGCGGGCAAGTTCTACTCTCTGCCGCAGAGTCCTCAGCAGTTCAAGCAGCTCCTCATGGTTGGAGGCCTGGACAG GTACTTTCAGGTTGCTCGCTGCTACCGAGATGAAGGTTCGCGGCCTGACAGGCAGCCTGAATTCACTCAG ATAGATATAGAGATGTCATTTGTAGATCAAGCTGGAATCCAGAGACTGATAGAGGGCCTCCTGCAATATTCCTGGCCTGAGGAAAGAGGCTCCATTACAACTCCTTTCCCTTCCGTGACATATGAGCAGGCACTGGCTGACTATGGGACTGATAAACCAGACACTCGTTTTGGGATGAAG ATAGTGGACATCAGTGACTTTTTACGAAGATCGGACATTCCATTTGTGCAGAATGTACTCAGTTACCCACGTGGCACTGTCAAAGCCATTTGTATCCCTGAGGGAATG AGATATCTTAAAAATAAGGACTTCGAGTCATTAAAGGAGTCTGCAAAATCCCAGTTTAACCAG GAAATCATGGAAATTATCTGCAGGCCTGATGGATGCTTGAAGTCTCTGCTTACAAAGTTTCTTGGTGAGGAGCAGCAGTCACAGCTCATCCGAGCGCTGAAGATGCAGGTGGATGATGTGGTACTGCTGGCAGCTGGTGAACACAAGCAAGTG TGCTCTGCATTAGGAAGCGTGCGGTTGGAGAGTGCTGACCTCCTTGAGGCTGCTGGGCTGGTACTCCGTGATCCTACGACTTTTCACTTTCTGTGGGTGGTGGATTTTCCGCTTTTCCTCCCCAAGGAAGAGAATCCCGCTGAACTGGAATCTGCTCATCACCCCTTCACTGCCCCTCATCCTTCAGATACCAGCCTCCTCTATTCTGATCCCACAAGG GTTCGTAGCCAGCACTATGACCTTGTGCTGAATGGCAATGAAGTTGGAGGTGGCTCCATCAGAATTCATAGTGCAGAACAACAACGTTTTGTGCTGGAGAAAGTGCTGAAG GAGGATTCTGAGGTGCTTTCCCATCTGCTTGAGGCTTTGGAGTTTGGAGCTCCACCTCATGGAGGAATTGCTTTAG GACTTGACAGGCTTATCTCCCTCATCGTTGATGCTCCAAGTATCCGAGACGTCATTGCTTTTCCTAAATCCTTCAGGGGACGAGACTTGATGGCCAATGCTCCAGACTATGTCACTCCAGAAGAACTAGAGCCCTATCACATCCAGGTTTCCTGGCCTCTTGCACAAAGAGGCAAAGAAAAACTGACTGGAAGCCACTGA